The following proteins are co-located in the Synechococcus sp. PROS-U-1 genome:
- the secF gene encoding protein translocase subunit SecF, whose translation MTEASSSATAAEVRNLRWSLSSMRRRVWLISGFVVAVSLLGLLLSWLDPSIRAPLRPGLDFTGGTQIQLERSCDGSCGELKAIAVSDVIRTMELPLEEGQALPNLGAPRVQLLDGGQSLLLRLPTLSAAQGQAVIQVVEPIAGPFLAGGQSVDTIGPSLGRQLLRSSLISLLVAFSGIAAYISFRYDRRYAFLALVALAHDVAIVCGVFAWLGVVLQLEVDSLFAVSLLTIAGYSVNDTVVVFDRIRERSNDAADLPLSLQVDQAVSATLTRTLYTSGTTLLPLLALVFFGGATLYWFAIALALGVVVGSWSSIALAPSLLTLWDRSRD comes from the coding sequence ATGACTGAAGCGTCGTCATCGGCAACAGCGGCAGAGGTCCGTAACTTGCGCTGGTCACTTAGCAGCATGCGCCGAAGGGTGTGGCTGATCTCTGGCTTTGTCGTCGCGGTCAGTCTGCTGGGCTTGCTGCTCAGCTGGTTGGATCCCTCGATTCGGGCACCCCTGCGTCCGGGCTTGGATTTCACCGGTGGAACTCAGATTCAGCTTGAGCGCAGTTGTGATGGGTCGTGCGGAGAGCTCAAGGCGATTGCCGTATCCGATGTGATTCGCACGATGGAGCTGCCGCTCGAGGAGGGCCAAGCTCTTCCCAACCTCGGGGCGCCCCGGGTTCAGCTGTTGGATGGTGGTCAGTCGCTGCTGTTGCGCCTGCCAACGCTGTCGGCTGCCCAGGGCCAAGCGGTGATTCAGGTGGTCGAACCGATTGCAGGACCGTTCCTCGCCGGTGGTCAATCGGTCGACACCATTGGCCCCAGCTTGGGCCGTCAACTGCTCCGCAGCAGTCTGATTTCGCTGCTGGTGGCCTTCAGCGGTATCGCTGCTTACATCAGCTTCCGTTACGACCGTCGCTATGCCTTTCTTGCACTGGTGGCGCTGGCTCATGACGTGGCCATCGTTTGTGGGGTGTTTGCCTGGCTTGGGGTTGTGCTCCAACTGGAGGTCGACAGTCTCTTTGCCGTCTCCCTGCTGACGATTGCCGGGTACTCGGTGAACGACACGGTCGTGGTGTTCGATCGCATCCGGGAACGCAGCAACGATGCGGCCGATCTTCCGTTGTCGTTGCAAGTGGATCAAGCGGTGTCGGCCACGTTGACCCGCACCCTTTACACCAGCGGAACCACGTTGCTCCCCCTGCTGGCCCTGGTGTTCTTCGGTGGGGCAACGCTCTATTGGTTTGCCATCGCCCTGGCCCTGGGGGTCGTGGTCGGCTCCTGGTCAAGCATCGCCCTGGCACCGTCGCTGCTCACTCTCTGGGACCGCTCCCGTGACTAA
- a CDS encoding AI-2E family transporter — MTAGTFLVALTLVVLVLLLWHLRWVLLVLFGAVVVAVALDVLIVQLQKKTRLDRPQALAAVLGILLLAGGLLGQLLVPELISQFQQLGRDLPQLFSKVSELLSSEPRLAQLNEAVGQGLNLKGLQPLLGFAGGAANSLIQVFLMALLAILLALDPSAHRRMVVAVTPRPARKRMEQLLDECRQALGGWLSGMTLSATTVFLLTWGGLLLLKAPLALLSALVCGLLTFVPTIGPTAATLLPTGLALLQSPQLMVSVLVFRLVLQNLEAFLLTPLLLRKTVNLLPTVALTAQLSLGALLGLPGVLLALPLVVVLQVLMQRVVVQQIMDRWA, encoded by the coding sequence ATGACAGCCGGCACGTTTCTCGTTGCCCTCACCCTTGTGGTGCTGGTGCTGCTGCTCTGGCACCTGCGCTGGGTGCTCCTTGTGCTGTTTGGCGCCGTGGTGGTGGCAGTGGCTCTGGATGTGCTGATTGTTCAGCTTCAGAAAAAAACCCGGCTGGACCGCCCCCAAGCCTTGGCTGCTGTGCTGGGGATTTTGCTGTTAGCCGGAGGCTTGCTGGGACAGCTGTTGGTACCGGAACTGATTAGCCAGTTCCAGCAATTGGGGCGAGATCTGCCGCAATTGTTCAGCAAGGTGTCGGAGCTGCTGAGCAGCGAGCCGCGTCTGGCTCAGCTGAATGAAGCAGTGGGGCAGGGCCTCAATCTGAAAGGGCTACAGCCGTTGCTGGGCTTTGCAGGAGGTGCAGCGAATTCGCTGATTCAGGTCTTCCTGATGGCACTACTCGCCATCTTGCTGGCCCTGGATCCCAGTGCCCATCGGCGCATGGTGGTCGCCGTGACGCCGCGCCCTGCCCGTAAGCGCATGGAGCAATTGCTGGATGAATGCCGGCAGGCACTGGGGGGGTGGCTCAGCGGCATGACCCTCTCCGCCACCACCGTGTTTCTGCTCACCTGGGGCGGACTGTTGCTGCTCAAAGCACCCCTGGCCCTGTTGAGCGCTCTGGTCTGCGGTCTGCTCACCTTCGTGCCGACCATCGGACCAACGGCGGCAACCCTTTTGCCGACGGGATTAGCACTGCTGCAATCGCCGCAATTGATGGTGTCGGTGCTGGTGTTTCGACTGGTGCTGCAGAACCTGGAGGCCTTTCTGCTCACGCCGTTGCTGCTGCGCAAAACCGTGAATCTGCTGCCCACCGTGGCCCTGACGGCCCAGCTCAGCCTTGGTGCACTGCTGGGGCTTCCGGGAGTGCTGCTTGCCCTACCCCTGGTGGTGGTGCTTCAGGTGCTGATGCAGCGGGTGGTGGTGCAGCAGATCATGGATCGCTGGGCCTGA
- a CDS encoding AI-2E family transporter has product MRLPHWLSLTALIAAIILLWSLRELLLLLFAAVVLAMALCTLVGILRERRPMQRPLALVLCIAGLLLLVAGAAGVVVPPFLEEFSLLLQKLPEAGQTLVRMGVDWIDTISEAIYGTDAFPDIDELELNGPRQLVPDGSSLAAGVGSGLLGLLGLAGNLGNGLLRLLFVLAVALMISIQPQAYRNVGLQLIPSFYRRRGRRILDQCGAALSSWMVGVLISSLAVFVLCSIALTLLGVKLVLANALLAGLLNVIPNVGPTMSTIFPMAVALLDAPWKAAAVLGAYVVIQNIESYVITPSVMHHQVRLLPGLTLAAQFLFTLLFGPLGLLMALPLAVVLQVIIREVLIHDVLDRWKRLEPAR; this is encoded by the coding sequence TTGAGACTGCCCCACTGGCTGTCATTAACGGCCTTGATTGCAGCAATCATTTTGTTGTGGTCATTGCGCGAGCTCTTACTTCTGCTGTTCGCAGCAGTCGTTCTGGCCATGGCCCTTTGCACCCTTGTGGGCATCCTTCGAGAAAGGAGGCCGATGCAACGGCCTCTGGCTTTGGTTCTATGCATCGCCGGGCTGCTCCTGCTCGTGGCAGGGGCAGCGGGAGTTGTGGTGCCGCCCTTCCTCGAGGAATTTTCACTGCTGCTGCAAAAGCTGCCTGAAGCTGGACAAACCCTTGTACGCATGGGGGTCGACTGGATCGACACCATCAGTGAGGCCATCTATGGCACTGACGCATTTCCCGACATCGATGAACTTGAGCTCAACGGGCCTCGACAGCTCGTGCCCGATGGTTCATCACTGGCAGCAGGCGTAGGCAGCGGCTTGCTGGGTCTGCTCGGTTTGGCAGGAAATCTCGGCAATGGCCTTCTGCGCCTGTTGTTTGTGTTGGCGGTTGCTCTGATGATCAGCATCCAGCCCCAGGCCTATCGCAACGTGGGGCTTCAGCTGATCCCCTCCTTCTATCGACGCCGTGGGCGACGCATCCTGGATCAATGCGGTGCTGCCCTGAGCAGTTGGATGGTGGGTGTGCTGATCAGCTCCCTGGCGGTGTTTGTGCTCTGCAGCATCGCTCTGACGCTGTTGGGCGTGAAACTTGTTCTGGCCAATGCTTTGCTCGCAGGCCTGTTGAACGTGATCCCCAATGTGGGGCCAACGATGAGCACGATTTTTCCGATGGCCGTGGCTCTCCTGGATGCCCCATGGAAGGCAGCAGCGGTGCTGGGGGCCTACGTGGTGATCCAGAACATTGAGAGTTACGTGATCACCCCGTCGGTGATGCATCACCAGGTGAGGCTGCTGCCCGGGTTGACCCTGGCAGCGCAATTTCTATTCACGTTGCTGTTCGGACCTCTCGGCCTGTTGATGGCGCTGCCGCTGGCGGTGGTGCTGCAGGTGATCATCCGTGAGGTGCTGATCCACGATGTGCTGGACCGCTGGAAACGTCTGGAGCCGGCACGATGA
- the psb28 gene encoding photosystem II reaction center protein Psb28, whose product MSKAAIQFFRGVNEPVVPDIRLTRSRDGRTGQATFRFEQPAAIAPETMGDITGMWMVDEEGEMVTREVNGKFVNGKASALEAVYSWKSEEDFERFMRFAQRYADANGMGYSQNQDSDQTDAADDQQA is encoded by the coding sequence GTGAGCAAAGCAGCGATTCAGTTCTTTCGGGGAGTCAACGAGCCGGTGGTGCCCGATATTCGCCTGACCCGCAGCCGCGATGGACGCACCGGGCAAGCAACATTCCGTTTTGAACAGCCTGCTGCGATTGCGCCAGAGACGATGGGTGACATCACTGGCATGTGGATGGTTGATGAAGAAGGAGAGATGGTCACAAGGGAAGTCAACGGCAAGTTCGTGAATGGCAAAGCGAGTGCTCTTGAAGCCGTTTACTCGTGGAAATCTGAAGAGGATTTCGAACGGTTCATGCGCTTTGCCCAGCGCTACGCCGATGCCAATGGCATGGGTTATTCACAAAATCAGGATTCCGATCAGACTGACGCCGCAGACGACCAACAAGCTTGA
- the mnmH gene encoding tRNA 2-selenouridine(34) synthase MnmH — MSGMGETRSIEIQQLRELKGPLVDVRSPSEFAKGHWPGAINLPLFNDEERAEVGTAYKQQGRLPAIHLGLELTGPKLSSLAQQLEPLRQLGDPRIYCWRGGMRSASIAWLAQQIDLTPRLLQGGYKSYRRWTQNRFEQAWPLRIMGGRTGTGKTDVLLAMAARGAAVVDLEGLANHRGSTFGGLGLPDQPSTEHYENKLAEALDQHQRNRATAIWVEAESIQVGRCRIPKALFDQMQQAPVLEIQRDLNERVDQLVQVYGHQGGAALAEATQRISRRLGPQRTKEALEAIAREDWANACRATLDYYDRCYDHELERSPKRNNIDLSGLSAAEATQTLIERRFVEIPD; from the coding sequence ATGTCAGGCATGGGCGAGACACGTTCAATCGAGATCCAGCAGCTTCGCGAGCTGAAAGGTCCGCTGGTGGATGTGCGCAGCCCCAGCGAATTTGCGAAGGGGCACTGGCCCGGGGCTATCAACCTGCCTTTGTTCAACGATGAGGAGCGAGCCGAAGTCGGCACCGCCTACAAGCAGCAAGGGCGACTACCAGCGATTCACCTGGGCCTTGAACTCACCGGGCCCAAGCTCAGCAGCCTGGCCCAGCAGCTGGAGCCCCTTCGCCAACTGGGCGATCCTCGGATCTACTGCTGGCGTGGGGGAATGCGCTCGGCCAGTATCGCTTGGCTCGCTCAGCAGATCGATCTCACACCCAGGCTTCTGCAAGGGGGGTACAAGAGCTACCGGCGCTGGACCCAGAACCGGTTTGAGCAGGCATGGCCCCTCCGCATCATGGGCGGTCGAACCGGGACTGGAAAAACAGATGTGCTGTTGGCGATGGCGGCCCGCGGTGCAGCTGTTGTTGATTTGGAAGGACTGGCCAACCACCGCGGCAGCACGTTCGGCGGCCTGGGCCTGCCGGACCAACCCAGCACTGAGCACTACGAAAACAAATTGGCCGAAGCGCTTGATCAGCACCAACGCAACCGGGCAACAGCAATCTGGGTGGAGGCAGAAAGCATCCAGGTGGGCCGCTGCCGTATTCCCAAAGCCTTGTTCGATCAAATGCAACAGGCCCCCGTTCTGGAGATTCAGCGCGACCTGAACGAACGGGTGGACCAATTGGTGCAGGTTTACGGCCATCAGGGGGGAGCTGCTCTCGCTGAGGCAACCCAGCGGATCAGTCGACGCCTGGGCCCCCAACGCACCAAGGAAGCCCTCGAGGCCATTGCCAGGGAAGACTGGGCCAACGCCTGCCGCGCCACGCTCGACTACTACGACCGCTGTTACGACCATGAACTGGAACGTTCGCCCAAGCGCAACAACATCGATTTATCAGGACTCAGTGCTGCTGAGGCCACACAGACCCTGATTGAGCGCAGGTTCGTCGAAATCCCCGATTAA
- a CDS encoding GUN4 domain-containing protein — protein MLSGSTPATKLSVDQLLDRFAKGTPRQRRPLIKQIAARAEELASFGPDLLSGFDPAGDDWAAGWILQVLQQHQPQALAGLITSSDEGWLKVESAVGLNYGPLQQELLNQNFEEADRITSQCLRDLAGDAAVKRGYVYFTEVAAMPGIDLVSLDRLWTVFSQGRFGFTAQSQLLSALDGRYERLWPRIGWKCDGVWTRYPGSFTWSIEAPEGHMPLINQLRGVRLMDSVLKHPALVARRS, from the coding sequence ATGCTCTCCGGTTCCACACCCGCCACCAAACTCAGCGTTGACCAGCTGCTTGATCGTTTCGCGAAGGGAACACCTCGCCAACGTCGCCCTCTGATCAAGCAGATCGCAGCACGAGCTGAAGAGCTGGCTTCCTTCGGGCCAGATCTCCTTTCGGGCTTCGATCCTGCCGGTGATGACTGGGCTGCGGGATGGATTCTGCAGGTGCTTCAACAGCACCAGCCTCAGGCCCTTGCCGGACTGATCACATCCTCTGATGAAGGCTGGCTGAAGGTTGAATCCGCGGTTGGCCTGAATTACGGGCCGTTGCAACAGGAGCTGCTCAACCAAAATTTTGAGGAGGCGGATCGCATCACAAGCCAGTGTCTGCGCGATTTGGCCGGGGATGCTGCTGTGAAGCGGGGCTACGTCTACTTCACCGAAGTGGCTGCGATGCCAGGAATTGATCTGGTGAGTCTCGATCGGCTCTGGACGGTTTTTTCCCAGGGCCGCTTTGGATTTACAGCCCAATCCCAGCTCTTGTCTGCCCTGGATGGCCGTTATGAACGCCTTTGGCCCCGGATCGGTTGGAAATGTGATGGCGTTTGGACCAGGTATCCAGGTTCATTCACCTGGTCGATCGAGGCACCAGAGGGGCACATGCCGTTGATCAATCAACTGCGGGGGGTTCGTCTGATGGATTCTGTGCTTAAACATCCAGCACTTGTTGCCCGCAGATCCTGA
- a CDS encoding DUF6439 family protein — protein MTPPTTPWPDSAKAKAEELHQLLRIGDRDWHQLKSNRQRRGAELLAAALVQLLRQGDNKDVEELTQQALGWIKGELRDPGCPRH, from the coding sequence ATGACACCACCCACGACACCATGGCCAGACTCCGCCAAAGCCAAGGCGGAAGAGCTGCATCAGTTGCTCCGCATTGGCGATCGCGACTGGCATCAACTGAAGAGCAACCGCCAGCGGCGTGGAGCTGAATTACTGGCGGCAGCGTTGGTGCAACTGCTCCGCCAAGGAGACAATAAGGATGTCGAGGAGCTGACCCAGCAGGCACTTGGCTGGATCAAAGGAGAGCTAAGGGATCCTGGCTGTCCCCGGCACTGA
- a CDS encoding copper-binding protein — protein sequence MTNPFRLRWLQGWTFQVVLMEGHVQVEALGFGICLRTAVLPGETPQAAADRLVLSEDRRRRALHNAWLRGQDMAQPSEVRSSKDEAPASNSLVVVEQAHRQRVA from the coding sequence ATGACAAATCCCTTTCGGTTGCGCTGGCTTCAGGGCTGGACGTTTCAGGTGGTGCTGATGGAAGGTCATGTGCAGGTGGAAGCCCTTGGGTTTGGCATCTGCTTGCGCACAGCTGTGTTGCCGGGGGAAACCCCACAAGCCGCAGCAGATCGTCTTGTTCTCTCTGAAGATCGCCGGCGTCGGGCTCTGCACAATGCCTGGCTTCGTGGTCAGGACATGGCACAACCTTCAGAGGTTCGATCCAGCAAGGATGAAGCTCCTGCTTCCAATTCACTGGTGGTCGTTGAACAAGCCCATCGCCAGCGGGTTGCTTAA